In a single window of the Nocardioides massiliensis genome:
- the thpR gene encoding RNA 2',3'-cyclic phosphodiesterase: protein MRMFVAVQPPLAAVEDLAEFWEPRRTATRAGSGLRWSDPEQWHYTLAFLPAVPDRVVDDLVEALDAAAARRTSFRMRVAGGGAFPGVADAKVVWAGAETDERGVTELDRLAAGVRAGAAHVGAAPDGGRLRPHLTLGRLARARDVVAWVRVLDTYRGPWWDVDEVALVASHLGEGPRRRPRYEVVRRAVLAAGPERGDR, encoded by the coding sequence ATGCGCATGTTCGTGGCCGTCCAGCCGCCGCTCGCCGCGGTGGAGGACCTCGCGGAGTTCTGGGAGCCCCGGCGTACGGCGACACGGGCCGGCAGCGGGTTGCGGTGGAGCGACCCGGAGCAGTGGCACTACACGCTGGCGTTCCTGCCGGCCGTCCCGGACCGGGTGGTCGACGACCTCGTCGAGGCCCTCGATGCCGCGGCGGCTCGGCGTACCTCCTTCCGGATGCGGGTCGCCGGGGGAGGCGCCTTCCCCGGGGTGGCCGACGCCAAGGTGGTGTGGGCCGGCGCCGAGACCGACGAGCGCGGGGTGACCGAGCTGGATCGGCTCGCCGCCGGGGTGCGGGCGGGCGCCGCGCACGTCGGAGCGGCGCCGGACGGGGGCCGGTTGCGCCCCCACCTGACCCTCGGCCGACTCGCCCGGGCGCGCGACGTCGTCGCCTGGGTGCGGGTGCTCGACACCTACCGCGGACCGTGGTGGGACGTCGACGAGGTGGCCCTCGTCGCCTCCCACCTGGGGGAGGGCCCGCGGCGCCGGCCGCGCTACGAGGTCGTGCGCCGTGCGGTGCTGGCGGCGGGTCCCGAGCGCGGCGACCGATAG
- a CDS encoding acetoacetate decarboxylase family protein: protein MDPSRSARASRSSAASVEVLGREVSLPVQVRRAEAFTAMYAVPHDRTQRLIADSGLRALPVLPGRAMVGLVFVKYVDNDLGPYDELGVAVLVARHDAALPVTARPRDAWRALRSGAAGVLIHELPVDGEFTCAAGRGIWGFPKQVGTFVTDLTGSRRTTRVDLDGRRVCEFGVGRGLPLPAPGLGLALTAYSHLDGVTRATTWEMNPTGVRSRPGGARLRLGDHPIARDLAGLGLPKRALFSTTIANLAMTFGPAQAV from the coding sequence GTGGACCCCTCCCGCTCCGCCCGAGCCAGCCGCTCCTCCGCCGCCTCGGTCGAGGTGCTCGGCCGCGAGGTGAGCCTGCCCGTCCAGGTCCGTCGCGCCGAGGCCTTCACCGCGATGTACGCCGTCCCGCACGACCGCACCCAGCGGCTGATCGCCGACTCGGGGCTACGGGCACTGCCGGTCCTGCCAGGGCGGGCGATGGTCGGCCTGGTGTTCGTGAAGTACGTCGACAACGACCTCGGTCCCTACGACGAGCTCGGCGTCGCGGTGCTGGTGGCGCGTCACGACGCCGCGCTGCCGGTGACCGCGCGGCCGCGGGACGCGTGGCGGGCGCTGCGCTCGGGTGCCGCCGGCGTGCTGATCCACGAGCTGCCGGTGGATGGGGAGTTCACGTGCGCGGCCGGGCGCGGGATCTGGGGCTTCCCGAAGCAGGTCGGGACCTTCGTCACCGACCTCACCGGGTCGCGGAGGACGACCCGCGTCGACCTCGACGGTCGCCGCGTCTGCGAGTTCGGCGTCGGCCGGGGACTCCCGCTGCCGGCGCCGGGTCTCGGCCTCGCGCTCACGGCGTACTCCCACCTCGACGGGGTCACCCGCGCGACGACCTGGGAGATGAACCCCACCGGGGTGCGCAGCCGCCCCGGCGGCGCGCGGCTGCGGCTCGGTGACCACCCGATCGCGCGCGACCTGGCCGGGCTCGGCCTGCCCAAGCGGGCGCTGTTCAGCACCACGATCGCCAACCTGGCGATGACGTTCGGCCCGGCCCAAGCAGTCTGA
- a CDS encoding TetR/AcrR family transcriptional regulator, with protein MPGSTAATARTTRSRVNTRQRLLEAAATVFAQKGANGVTVDELTTAAGFSRGAFYSNFSSIEELFHAVVELQARQLLDNARALVQHLDEDWSAESLGLVLRGLMPEDQSWFLLQQEFTVQAMRSERTREAFATMHAGLRGEIEEIVASGLAKIGRRPVVPIGHLCETVVALFLHGMANDHHKAGVLDSTTAASEVLPHVLIGLSEPA; from the coding sequence GTGCCTGGCTCCACGGCCGCGACCGCACGCACGACCCGCAGCCGCGTCAACACCCGTCAGCGGCTCCTCGAGGCGGCGGCGACGGTCTTCGCCCAGAAGGGCGCGAACGGCGTGACCGTCGACGAGCTCACCACGGCGGCAGGGTTCAGCCGCGGGGCGTTCTACTCCAACTTCTCCAGCATCGAGGAGCTCTTCCACGCCGTCGTCGAGCTCCAGGCGCGCCAGCTGCTCGACAACGCCCGCGCGCTGGTCCAGCACCTCGACGAGGACTGGTCGGCGGAGTCGCTCGGGCTCGTGCTGCGCGGGCTCATGCCCGAGGACCAGTCGTGGTTCCTGCTCCAGCAGGAGTTCACGGTGCAGGCGATGCGCTCCGAGCGCACCCGGGAGGCGTTCGCGACGATGCACGCCGGACTGCGCGGGGAGATCGAGGAGATCGTCGCCTCCGGACTGGCGAAGATCGGCCGGCGTCCGGTGGTGCCCATCGGACATCTCTGCGAGACGGTCGTCGCGCTGTTCCTGCACGGCATGGCCAACGACCACCACAAGGCTGGTGTCCTCGACTCCACGACCGCCGCGAGCGAGGTCCTGCCGCACGTGCTGATCGGACTCTCCGAGCCCGCCTGA
- a CDS encoding PAS domain S-box protein, whose protein sequence is MVGTHPGTQRWYVVPVAAIGVFVLAVLSIRLTPATTVAAWWPASGVTILALVTLRRGPQWSAMLALAGVAVAAANLTGGRGLDTAAGFGIAAVVEAAVVIAVLRSRTAPRPLSLARPTDLVRLLWGTAAGVGAGFVVAALTAFVTEGASLWDVAPYLLTHASGILLVAPLGFLDGLAPVAWRHRETALQWALTLGATAVVFAPSQPYRLSFALFPLLVWGALRVGVRSMAYQQLALAVLAASLLRIDVILLDRTEDLHEHLVLIQAFLIAAAVIVLPLAVVVDQRQELNRRISESEELFRRSFRESLTGMLMMRREPTTSGRTPLAILDLNATAAEILGGTKPELLGQDWAAMIATDDLSQVVAEMEIGLRSGWTEEVDLVDRRRRVQVALSVLSGGASDGVFVAQMVDVTATHEAALDLRTERDFSAAILSTTASLILVVGVDGLVVGMNRAAETATGFAETEVIGEPVWSSLVPPEEQQTVRSWFTTPTGVPSAHEGSLATRSGGRRQVVWSCSYLRDDRGTPTHAVLTGLDVTGERTTRQLVSHLLEAASATAIIGTDLDAVITVFNRGAEELLGITAAEVLGVATPARFLDDVELETRNASADRMEELLRRLADDADSYTDWTFLTRDGDRRIVALAVNRVRDSLGEQIGYLIVGRDVTELREQNELLESALRKEREVVENMRLLDQAKDDFISTVSHELRTPLTSIVGYTEMLQEGMGGEVAPEQDRLLDIVRRNAERLTTLVEDLLTLSRMEAGSFALERTTLDLREVVVTAQDSLRPLFESRDVAVEFDLPATSVLVTGDRLQLERVILNLVNNAVKFTEDGGAVTCRLTVEPGAEHARLVVSDTGIGIPEADLGQLFTRFFRSANAQERAIQGTGLGLSIVHRIVEAHGGTIAVESQTDVGTTFRVEMPLLGATAVAVRSDVAGA, encoded by the coding sequence ATGGTCGGCACGCACCCGGGGACGCAGCGGTGGTACGTCGTCCCCGTCGCGGCGATCGGGGTCTTCGTGCTGGCCGTGCTGTCGATCCGGCTCACGCCCGCCACCACGGTCGCTGCCTGGTGGCCGGCCAGCGGAGTGACGATCCTCGCCCTGGTCACGCTGCGCCGCGGCCCTCAGTGGAGCGCGATGCTCGCCCTGGCCGGCGTGGCGGTCGCGGCCGCGAACCTCACCGGCGGCCGCGGCCTCGACACTGCGGCCGGGTTCGGGATCGCGGCCGTCGTCGAGGCCGCCGTGGTGATCGCGGTGCTGCGGTCGCGCACCGCACCTCGACCCCTCAGCCTGGCCCGTCCCACCGACCTCGTCCGGCTGTTGTGGGGCACGGCGGCCGGCGTCGGCGCGGGCTTCGTCGTCGCCGCGCTCACCGCGTTCGTCACCGAGGGCGCCTCGTTGTGGGACGTGGCGCCGTACCTGCTGACCCACGCCTCCGGGATCCTGCTGGTCGCGCCGCTCGGCTTCCTGGACGGACTCGCCCCGGTGGCCTGGCGGCACCGCGAGACCGCCCTGCAGTGGGCGTTGACCCTGGGCGCCACCGCCGTCGTCTTCGCCCCCAGCCAGCCCTACCGGCTGTCGTTCGCGCTCTTCCCGTTGCTCGTCTGGGGCGCGCTGCGGGTCGGGGTGCGCTCGATGGCCTACCAGCAGCTGGCGTTGGCGGTCCTCGCAGCGTCGCTCCTGCGCATCGACGTGATCCTCCTCGACCGCACGGAGGACCTGCACGAGCATCTCGTGCTGATCCAGGCGTTCCTGATCGCCGCAGCCGTCATCGTCCTGCCCCTCGCGGTGGTCGTCGACCAGCGCCAGGAGCTCAACCGGCGGATCAGCGAGAGCGAGGAGCTGTTCCGCCGCTCGTTCCGCGAGTCGCTCACCGGCATGCTGATGATGCGCCGGGAGCCGACCACCAGCGGGCGCACGCCGCTGGCCATCTTGGACCTCAATGCCACCGCCGCGGAGATCCTCGGCGGCACGAAACCCGAGCTCCTGGGTCAGGACTGGGCGGCGATGATCGCCACGGACGACCTCTCGCAGGTCGTCGCCGAGATGGAGATCGGCCTGCGGTCGGGATGGACCGAGGAGGTCGACCTGGTCGACCGGCGTCGACGCGTGCAGGTGGCTCTCTCGGTCCTGAGCGGCGGCGCCTCCGACGGTGTCTTCGTCGCGCAGATGGTCGACGTGACCGCGACGCACGAGGCGGCCCTCGACCTGCGCACGGAGCGTGACTTCAGCGCCGCGATCCTCAGCACGACGGCCAGCCTGATCCTCGTCGTCGGAGTCGACGGCCTCGTGGTCGGCATGAACCGGGCCGCGGAGACCGCGACCGGTTTCGCGGAGACGGAGGTCATCGGAGAGCCCGTCTGGTCGAGCCTGGTGCCGCCCGAGGAGCAGCAGACCGTGCGGTCCTGGTTCACGACCCCGACCGGCGTGCCGTCCGCCCACGAGGGCAGCCTCGCGACCCGCAGCGGCGGCAGACGACAGGTCGTCTGGTCCTGCTCCTACCTGCGCGATGACCGCGGCACCCCCACCCACGCCGTACTGACCGGGCTCGACGTGACCGGGGAGCGCACCACCCGGCAGCTGGTGTCCCACCTGCTGGAGGCGGCGTCGGCGACGGCCATCATCGGCACCGACCTGGACGCGGTCATCACGGTCTTCAACCGCGGGGCAGAGGAGCTGCTCGGGATCACGGCGGCCGAGGTGCTGGGCGTCGCGACCCCGGCCCGGTTCCTCGACGATGTCGAGCTGGAGACGCGGAACGCGAGCGCCGACCGCATGGAGGAGCTGCTGCGCCGGCTCGCCGACGACGCGGACTCCTACACGGACTGGACGTTCCTCACCCGCGACGGCGACCGGCGGATCGTGGCCCTGGCCGTGAACCGGGTGCGCGACTCCCTGGGCGAGCAGATCGGCTACCTCATCGTCGGGCGCGACGTCACCGAGCTGCGCGAGCAGAACGAGCTGCTGGAGAGCGCCCTGCGCAAGGAGCGCGAGGTCGTCGAGAACATGCGCCTGCTCGACCAGGCCAAGGACGACTTCATCTCCACGGTCAGCCACGAGCTGCGTACGCCGCTGACCTCGATCGTGGGCTACACCGAGATGCTGCAGGAGGGGATGGGCGGCGAGGTCGCCCCCGAGCAGGACCGGCTGCTCGACATCGTGCGGCGCAACGCGGAGCGGCTGACCACCCTGGTCGAGGACCTGCTCACGCTCTCGCGCATGGAGGCCGGCTCGTTCGCGCTCGAGCGGACGACCCTGGACCTGCGCGAGGTGGTCGTCACCGCTCAGGACAGCCTGCGACCGCTCTTCGAGAGCCGGGACGTGGCGGTGGAGTTCGACCTGCCCGCGACGAGCGTCCTGGTGACCGGCGACCGGCTCCAGCTCGAGCGGGTGATCCTCAACCTGGTCAACAACGCGGTGAAGTTCACCGAGGACGGCGGGGCGGTCACCTGTCGGCTCACGGTCGAGCCCGGGGCGGAGCACGCGCGGCTCGTCGTGTCCGACACCGGCATCGGCATCCCCGAGGCCGACCTCGGGCAGCTGTTCACCCGGTTCTTCCGCAGCGCCAACGCCCAGGAGCGCGCCATCCAGGGCACCGGCCTGGGGCTCTCGATCGTGCACCGGATCGTCGAGGCGCACGGTGGCACCATCGCGGTGGAGTCACAGACCGACGTCGGGACGACGTTCCGGGTGGAGATGCCGTTGCTGGGCGCCACCGCTGTCGCGGTCCGCAGCGACGTCGCCGGGGCCTGA
- a CDS encoding YhgE/Pip domain-containing protein has protein sequence MVPRWLTRVLIGTLAVPALFAGLVLWSFGDRDAATERIPAAVVNLDEPVTQGKGTNAQTVYAGRLLAAELTSPAQEEDRSLGWELADADDALTGLQEGRYFAVVTIPEDFSRTLAGIAGRDPSAAEITVRSNDAASPVVAQVSDQIGTIASARLGRFITARYLEGVFTQTATVGKQLGKAAGAAGQLADGAGQLGAGVAQAGQGAAELADGLGELDAGAAQLAGGATELSSGAQELAGGLRQLDTGASELAAGSRELAQRTRTLPGQAQQLADGAGQLAEGVVVYADLVADWAQACRTRPLLALQAPRLCTIARAAAGSGGAQAAELASGAEQLADGTQELAAAAPELRAGIQQLAGGARQLAGATGEAATGATQLAGGARQLADGTAELATGASVAGDGARALATGAGQLNDGTGQLRDGAQQLATGLTEGAEQVPSQDPSEAGDMAEVVSQPVRSTNQRVGDPVDLQTSLTPAAVALALWIGAFVTFLVRPALPQALAERAGPAYRVVLGGLRPAWLLGLGQALLVVVATVWLAGSPAGLSGWLGLVAALALGGAVFAAVAQAFVAVSGPRRGWIALIVFTALQVVTLGGLVPIQTAPAPLAALDGLLPVSALARVVTPVLVPDAPASAAGAVVVLLVWAGAAGAVSVLAARRRQQVRVADLRRDLEPART, from the coding sequence ATGGTCCCCCGTTGGCTGACCCGCGTCCTGATCGGCACGCTCGCCGTGCCGGCCCTCTTCGCCGGACTGGTGCTGTGGTCCTTCGGCGACCGGGACGCCGCGACCGAGCGGATCCCGGCCGCGGTCGTCAACCTCGATGAGCCGGTCACCCAGGGCAAGGGCACGAACGCCCAGACGGTGTACGCCGGACGTCTCCTGGCCGCCGAGCTCACCTCGCCCGCGCAGGAGGAGGACCGCAGCCTGGGCTGGGAGCTGGCCGACGCCGACGACGCGCTGACCGGGTTGCAGGAGGGCCGCTACTTCGCGGTCGTCACCATCCCGGAGGACTTCTCCCGCACGCTGGCGGGCATCGCGGGGCGGGACCCGTCGGCCGCCGAGATCACGGTCCGCAGCAACGACGCCGCCAGTCCCGTGGTGGCGCAGGTGAGCGACCAGATCGGCACGATCGCTTCGGCCCGCCTGGGCCGGTTCATCACGGCGCGCTACCTCGAGGGCGTCTTCACCCAGACCGCGACCGTCGGCAAGCAGCTCGGGAAGGCCGCCGGTGCGGCCGGTCAGCTCGCCGATGGGGCGGGCCAGCTCGGCGCCGGGGTGGCGCAGGCCGGGCAGGGCGCCGCCGAGCTCGCGGATGGCCTCGGCGAGCTCGACGCCGGGGCCGCGCAGCTGGCCGGCGGGGCGACGGAGCTGTCGTCGGGCGCGCAGGAGCTCGCCGGGGGCCTGCGTCAGCTCGACACCGGTGCCAGTGAGCTGGCGGCCGGATCGCGGGAGCTGGCGCAGCGCACCCGCACCTTGCCGGGTCAGGCGCAGCAGCTCGCCGACGGTGCCGGCCAGCTCGCCGAGGGCGTCGTCGTCTACGCCGACCTCGTCGCCGACTGGGCGCAGGCCTGCCGCACCCGACCGTTGCTCGCGCTGCAGGCGCCCCGGCTGTGCACGATCGCGCGGGCGGCCGCCGGCTCCGGTGGTGCGCAGGCGGCGGAGCTCGCCAGCGGTGCCGAGCAGCTCGCCGACGGCACGCAGGAGCTGGCCGCGGCGGCGCCCGAGCTGCGCGCGGGGATCCAGCAGCTCGCCGGGGGCGCCCGGCAGCTGGCCGGTGCCACGGGTGAGGCCGCCACCGGTGCCACGCAGCTCGCGGGCGGTGCCCGGCAGCTGGCGGACGGCACGGCGGAGCTCGCCACCGGCGCGAGCGTCGCCGGGGACGGGGCCCGTGCGCTGGCCACCGGAGCGGGTCAGCTCAATGACGGCACCGGTCAGCTCCGCGACGGCGCCCAGCAGCTGGCGACCGGCCTCACGGAGGGTGCCGAGCAGGTGCCCTCGCAGGACCCGTCGGAAGCCGGCGACATGGCCGAGGTCGTCAGCCAACCGGTGCGCAGCACCAACCAGCGGGTCGGTGACCCGGTGGACCTGCAGACCTCGCTCACCCCGGCCGCCGTGGCGCTCGCGCTGTGGATCGGCGCGTTCGTCACGTTCCTCGTGCGCCCCGCACTGCCCCAGGCCCTCGCCGAGCGCGCTGGGCCGGCGTACCGCGTGGTGCTGGGTGGTCTGCGACCGGCGTGGCTGCTCGGGCTGGGTCAGGCACTGCTCGTGGTCGTGGCCACGGTGTGGCTGGCCGGCTCTCCTGCCGGCCTGAGCGGCTGGCTGGGACTGGTCGCGGCGCTCGCGCTCGGGGGTGCGGTCTTCGCGGCCGTCGCCCAGGCGTTCGTGGCCGTCTCGGGTCCGCGCCGCGGGTGGATCGCGCTGATCGTGTTCACCGCACTCCAGGTGGTGACCCTCGGCGGGCTGGTCCCGATCCAGACCGCACCGGCGCCGCTGGCCGCACTCGACGGACTGCTGCCGGTCTCGGCGCTGGCGCGCGTGGTCACCCCCGTGCTCGTGCCGGACGCGCCGGCCTCGGCCGCCGGTGCCGTGGTGGTGCTGCTGGTCTGGGCAGGCGCCGCCGGTGCCGTGAGCGTGCTGGCCGCCCGTCGGCGCCAGCAGGTCCGGGTGGCCGACCTACGCCGTGACCTGGAGCCCGCCCGCACCTGA
- a CDS encoding MMPL family transporter, with protein sequence MSTALYRLGHLVARRAGRVLVAWVVVLGVLGGAALVGGGQLTDDLSIPGTESQAGIDVLGDRFPELAGTSGQVLFSVGEGERVADHRAEIGRIVAQLGDLELVRVATDPFDDGPQAAAQAVSDDGRHALSQVQLAIGLEQVDDAVLDALEQAATDVPEDSALRVDLGGQVFAETSTPLSWTEAVGVGVALLVLALTLGSLLAAGIPIVTAVLGVGVAMAGLLIVSAFTTINTTTPTLALMIGLAVGIDYALFIVSRHRSQLRSGMGVAESVARSLATAGSAVIFAGVTVVIALCGLVAARIPFLTVMGFAAAGAVTVAVLIALTATPAILALAGERLRPRPRRTSHPAPAEPAPAARRWVALVTARPVWTLVVGVVALGALALPAQSLALALPDNGTAAPDAPERVTYDRVSEAFGPGFNSPLLVTVDIIRTLDPIGVMEDLAADLGELDGVDVVALATPNRTADLGIVQIVPETGQTDPATAELVREIRRVAPELEQAYDVTDLRVTGHTAVTIDISDRLSAALVPFGIVVVGLSLVLLTIVFRSIAVPIKATVGYLLSVAASFGAVALVFEHGFLAELLNVTRTGPVVSFLPIILMGVLFGLAMDYEVFLVSRMREEYVHGGDARAAVADGFAANARVVGAAAIIMIAVFASFVPHADAAVKPIALGLAVGVFVDAFVVRMSLVPAVLTMLGDRAWRLPRWLDRRLPVLDVEGTGVEVHVAHQEWVEEHGAVAVRTEDLEIRDERDRVVVSGVHHLVRPGELTVVVGAERWRRRALLAAYAGRLPIADGTLVVGDRVLPGEAAAVRRTATYFAQFPARHALLAWAEEAGPGALLLVDGLDADADAAVRADRWELLARIAALGVSVVTAAQDPPPGARRPVLDLGAFVSAPSPTPTEESSWSPVG encoded by the coding sequence ATGTCGACCGCCCTCTACCGACTCGGTCATCTCGTCGCGCGCCGGGCCGGCCGGGTGCTGGTCGCGTGGGTCGTGGTCCTGGGAGTGCTGGGCGGCGCCGCACTTGTCGGCGGGGGCCAGCTCACCGACGACCTGAGCATTCCCGGCACCGAGAGCCAGGCGGGGATCGACGTGCTGGGCGACCGTTTCCCCGAGCTCGCCGGCACCTCCGGCCAGGTGCTCTTCTCCGTCGGCGAGGGCGAGCGTGTCGCCGACCACCGCGCGGAGATCGGCCGGATCGTCGCGCAGCTGGGCGACCTCGAGCTCGTGCGGGTCGCGACCGACCCGTTCGACGACGGACCTCAGGCCGCGGCGCAGGCGGTCTCCGACGACGGGCGGCACGCGCTGTCGCAGGTGCAGCTCGCGATCGGCCTCGAGCAGGTCGACGACGCGGTCCTCGACGCGCTCGAGCAGGCCGCCACCGACGTGCCGGAGGACTCCGCCCTCCGGGTCGACCTCGGCGGTCAGGTCTTCGCGGAGACCTCGACGCCGCTGTCGTGGACCGAGGCGGTCGGCGTCGGCGTCGCGCTGCTGGTGCTGGCGCTGACCCTCGGGTCGCTGCTCGCAGCAGGCATCCCGATCGTCACCGCCGTCCTGGGCGTCGGGGTGGCGATGGCGGGGCTCCTGATCGTCAGCGCCTTCACCACCATCAACACCACGACGCCGACGCTCGCGCTGATGATCGGACTGGCGGTCGGCATCGACTACGCGCTGTTCATCGTCTCCCGCCATCGCTCGCAGCTGCGCAGCGGCATGGGGGTCGCGGAGTCGGTCGCCCGGTCGCTCGCGACCGCCGGGAGCGCGGTCATCTTCGCCGGCGTCACCGTGGTGATCGCGTTGTGCGGGCTGGTCGCGGCGCGGATCCCGTTCCTCACCGTCATGGGCTTCGCAGCCGCCGGCGCCGTGACCGTCGCTGTGCTCATCGCCCTCACCGCGACCCCCGCCATCCTCGCGCTGGCCGGCGAGCGCCTGCGTCCGCGTCCCCGCCGTACGTCCCATCCGGCGCCGGCCGAGCCCGCACCCGCGGCGCGCCGCTGGGTCGCCCTGGTGACGGCCCGGCCCGTGTGGACCCTCGTGGTCGGGGTGGTCGCACTCGGTGCGCTCGCGCTCCCGGCGCAGAGCCTGGCGCTGGCGCTGCCCGACAACGGCACCGCCGCGCCCGACGCTCCGGAGCGCGTCACCTACGACCGGGTCTCGGAGGCGTTCGGCCCGGGGTTCAACAGCCCGCTGTTGGTGACCGTGGACATCATCCGCACGCTGGACCCGATCGGGGTGATGGAGGACCTCGCCGCCGACCTGGGCGAGCTCGACGGCGTCGACGTGGTCGCGCTGGCGACGCCCAACCGCACCGCCGACCTCGGCATCGTCCAGATCGTGCCGGAGACCGGGCAGACCGACCCGGCCACCGCCGAGCTCGTGCGGGAGATCCGTCGGGTGGCCCCCGAGCTGGAGCAGGCCTACGACGTCACCGACCTGCGGGTCACCGGCCACACCGCCGTCACGATCGACATCTCCGACCGGCTCAGCGCCGCCCTCGTGCCGTTCGGCATCGTGGTCGTGGGGCTGTCACTGGTCCTGCTGACCATCGTGTTCCGCTCGATCGCCGTCCCCATCAAGGCGACGGTCGGCTACCTGCTCTCGGTGGCCGCGTCGTTCGGCGCGGTCGCGCTGGTCTTCGAGCACGGCTTCCTCGCCGAGCTGCTCAACGTCACCCGCACCGGACCGGTCGTGTCGTTCCTGCCGATCATCCTCATGGGCGTGCTGTTCGGCCTGGCGATGGACTACGAGGTGTTCCTCGTCTCCCGGATGCGCGAGGAGTACGTGCACGGCGGTGACGCGCGCGCCGCCGTCGCCGACGGGTTCGCGGCCAACGCCCGCGTGGTCGGGGCCGCCGCGATCATCATGATCGCCGTCTTCGCCTCGTTCGTCCCGCATGCCGACGCGGCGGTGAAGCCGATCGCCCTCGGCCTGGCGGTCGGGGTGTTCGTCGACGCGTTCGTGGTGCGGATGAGCCTGGTGCCGGCCGTGCTCACGATGCTGGGCGACCGGGCCTGGCGGCTCCCGCGCTGGCTCGACCGCCGGCTGCCGGTGCTCGACGTGGAGGGCACAGGCGTCGAGGTGCACGTCGCCCATCAGGAGTGGGTCGAGGAGCACGGTGCCGTTGCCGTGCGGACCGAGGACCTCGAGATCCGCGACGAGCGCGACCGCGTCGTGGTGTCCGGTGTCCACCACCTCGTGCGTCCCGGCGAGCTCACGGTCGTGGTCGGTGCGGAGCGCTGGCGCCGCCGGGCGCTGCTCGCGGCGTACGCCGGGCGGCTCCCCATCGCCGACGGCACCCTCGTCGTGGGCGACCGGGTGCTCCCCGGCGAGGCCGCCGCGGTCCGGCGGACGGCGACCTACTTCGCGCAGTTCCCCGCACGCCACGCCCTGCTCGCCTGGGCCGAGGAGGCGGGCCCCGGCGCGCTGCTGCTCGTCGACGGGCTCGACGCCGACGCCGACGCCGCGGTGCGCGCCGATCGGTGGGAGCTGCTGGCCCGCATCGCCGCCCTCGGGGTGAGCGTCGTGACCGCCGCACAGGACCCGCCGCCCGGCGCCCGGCGCCCGGTGCTCGACCTGGGGGCGTTCGTCTCCGCTCCCTCCCCGACCCCGACCGAGGAGTCGTCATGGTCCCCCGTTGGCTGA
- a CDS encoding response regulator transcription factor — MEHRTALVVEDDADVGELVGSVLAQVGFDVRVAGDGESALRSFDEHEPDLVTLDLNLPGFDGIELCRRIRRHSSAYMIMLTARAEEADRLMGLEVGADDYMTKPFSTRELRARVSALYRRPPVLEGLERSRADRDGVIEGGGGLVVHATRRDARIDGTVLPLTRTEFDLLHWLARHGGVVQDRATLVREIWHGEESPGHLVDVHVANLRRKLRAHAPAANWIRTVRGIGYRFDPVGS, encoded by the coding sequence ATGGAGCACCGCACGGCACTGGTCGTCGAGGACGACGCGGACGTCGGCGAGCTCGTCGGCAGCGTGCTGGCCCAGGTCGGGTTCGACGTCCGGGTGGCCGGTGACGGCGAGTCGGCCCTGCGGTCCTTCGACGAGCACGAGCCCGACCTGGTCACTTTGGACCTCAACCTGCCCGGCTTCGACGGGATCGAGCTGTGCCGCCGGATCCGCCGGCACAGCAGCGCCTACATGATCATGCTGACCGCGCGCGCCGAGGAGGCCGACCGGTTGATGGGCCTCGAGGTCGGGGCCGACGACTACATGACCAAGCCGTTCTCCACCCGCGAGCTGCGGGCCCGCGTCTCCGCGCTCTACCGACGGCCTCCGGTGCTCGAGGGTCTCGAGCGCTCCCGCGCCGATCGCGACGGCGTGATCGAGGGTGGCGGCGGGCTCGTCGTGCACGCGACGCGTCGCGACGCCCGGATCGACGGCACCGTCCTCCCGCTGACCCGCACCGAGTTCGACCTGTTGCACTGGCTCGCCCGCCACGGCGGGGTGGTCCAGGACCGCGCCACGCTGGTCCGCGAGATCTGGCACGGCGAGGAGTCCCCGGGGCACCTCGTCGACGTCCACGTCGCCAACCTGCGGCGCAAGCTGCGCGCCCACGCCCCCGCAGCGAACTGGATCCGCACCGTGCGCGGCATCGGCTACCGCTTCGACCCCGTGGGCTCCTAG